In the genome of Shewanella denitrificans OS217, the window GCGGTGGCACATGGGCTAAAACTAATCGTCCTGTTTCTGGGGCCACCCATGAAAAAACATTGCCAGTCGGCAAGCATCCTCTGCAGCTGTATTCTATGGGTACGCCCAACGGCCAGAAAATTACCATTATGCTGGAAGAGTTGTTAGCCAGCGGTGAAAAGCGCGCCGAGTATGATGCTTTTATGATTAATATCAGTGAGTCACATCAGTTCTCTTCAGGTTTTGTCGATATCAACCCTAATTCTAAAATCCCAGCGCTGGTGGATAATAGCCAGTCGACAGCGATTTCAGTGTTTGAATCTGGCGCGATTTTGCTCTATTTGGCCGATAAATTTGAGCGCTTTATTCCCAAATCACAAGCGGCAACATTGGCTAAGCGCACCCTGGTACTCAACTGGTTGTTCTGGCTGCAAGGCTCAGCCCCTTATTTAGGTGGCGGTTTCGGTCATTTTTATTCTTACGCCCCAGAAAAGTTCGAGTACCCCATAAACCGTTTCACCATGGAGACTAAACGTCAGCTGGATGTCTTGGATAAGCAACTTGCTAAGCATGAGTTTATCGCTGGCGATGAATACAGCATTGCCGATATCGCGATTTGGCCTTGGTATGGCAATCTGGTCTTAGGCAACTTATACAGCGCCGCCGAGTTTTTAGATGTCGCCAGTTATCAGCACGTTTCGCGCTGGGCTAAAGCCATAGCAAAGCGTCCAGCCGTTGAGCGGGGCCGCATAGTCAACTGCACCTGGGGCGAGCCCTGGGAAA includes:
- the yghU gene encoding glutathione-dependent disulfide-bond oxidoreductase — protein: MSKQYTPEKVWTFDAQSGGTWAKTNRPVSGATHEKTLPVGKHPLQLYSMGTPNGQKITIMLEELLASGEKRAEYDAFMINISESHQFSSGFVDINPNSKIPALVDNSQSTAISVFESGAILLYLADKFERFIPKSQAATLAKRTLVLNWLFWLQGSAPYLGGGFGHFYSYAPEKFEYPINRFTMETKRQLDVLDKQLAKHEFIAGDEYSIADIAIWPWYGNLVLGNLYSAAEFLDVASYQHVSRWAKAIAKRPAVERGRIVNCTWGEPWEMLEHRHSSADIDAVLKLKP